One Ensifer adhaerens genomic region harbors:
- the ubiU gene encoding ubiquinone anaerobic biosynthesis protein UbiU, whose product MELICPAGTPAAFREAVDAGADAVYCGFRDETNARNFPGLNFSRDELRTAIAYAKQRRVMTFVAINTFMRAGQETLWHQAVDDAVALGADAVILADFGLMAYTVERHPQQRLHVSVQASASNADAVRFLVETFAAKRVVLPRTLTIADIARLAKQIDCEIEVFAFGGLCVMAEGRCSLSSYATGKSPNMNGVCSPASHVRYRQDGRELVSELGDYTINRFPAGEAAGYPTLCKGRFDIAEDRGYAFEDPVSLDVMDHIDALRSAGVSALKIEGRQRGKAYVAEVVSVMRRALTASATERPALVSRLKALSEGQKTTTGAYEKRWR is encoded by the coding sequence ATGGAACTGATCTGCCCCGCCGGCACGCCAGCTGCCTTCCGCGAAGCCGTCGATGCCGGTGCCGACGCGGTCTATTGCGGCTTTCGCGACGAGACGAACGCCCGCAATTTTCCGGGGTTGAACTTCTCGCGCGACGAACTCCGAACGGCAATTGCCTATGCCAAGCAGCGCAGGGTGATGACCTTTGTTGCGATCAACACCTTCATGCGCGCCGGCCAGGAGACGCTCTGGCATCAGGCGGTGGATGACGCCGTGGCACTTGGTGCCGATGCCGTCATCCTCGCGGATTTCGGCCTGATGGCTTATACGGTGGAACGCCATCCGCAGCAGCGGCTGCACGTTTCCGTCCAGGCCTCGGCCTCGAATGCCGACGCCGTGCGCTTCCTCGTCGAGACCTTCGCGGCAAAACGCGTTGTGTTGCCGCGCACCCTGACGATCGCCGACATCGCTCGCCTTGCCAAACAGATCGATTGCGAGATCGAGGTCTTTGCCTTCGGCGGCCTCTGTGTCATGGCCGAGGGGCGCTGTTCGCTCTCTTCCTACGCCACGGGCAAGTCGCCCAACATGAACGGTGTCTGCTCGCCCGCAAGCCACGTGCGCTATCGCCAGGACGGACGCGAGCTGGTGTCCGAGCTCGGCGATTACACTATCAACCGCTTCCCGGCGGGCGAAGCCGCTGGCTATCCGACGCTCTGCAAGGGGCGCTTCGACATTGCGGAGGACCGCGGCTACGCCTTCGAGGACCCGGTTTCACTCGACGTCATGGACCATATCGATGCCCTGCGCAGCGCCGGCGTCAGCGCGCTGAAGATCGAGGGCCGGCAGCGCGGCAAGGCCTATGTCGCCGAGGTCGTGTCAGTGATGCGGCGGGCGCTGACCGCCAGCGCCACCGAGCGGCCCGCATTGGTGTCGCGGCTGAAGGCGCTCAGCGAAGGCCAGAAGACGACAACAGGCGCCTACGAAAAGCGCTGGAGGTAA
- the ubiV gene encoding ubiquinone anaerobic biosynthesis protein UbiV → MTISTSPSKPVLSLGPVYYLWDGPKWRDFYFRIADEAPIAHVTIGEAVCSKRLHFIEPHVGEVIERLENAGKQVSLASLALVTLERESQLVRGLVRDSAHPIEVNDLSALHLLAGKPHSIGPLVNVYNGATARLLASRGAMSICLPPELPMTSVRGIIEESPGVAFEVFAFGRVPLAISARCAHARSKGLIKDNCQFICGEDPDGLTVETLDSQAFLALNGVQTMSHTCQALIQELPELAAAGVSRIRLSPQDCDMAAVARIFDDVIAGRCSPREAQADLGGVYPNRPFSNGFHHGQTGAAWISAEAS, encoded by the coding sequence ATGACCATATCGACAAGCCCATCCAAGCCCGTCCTGAGCCTCGGCCCGGTCTACTATCTCTGGGATGGCCCCAAATGGCGCGATTTCTATTTCCGCATTGCCGACGAAGCGCCGATCGCCCACGTCACGATCGGCGAGGCCGTCTGCTCGAAGCGGCTGCATTTCATCGAGCCCCATGTCGGCGAGGTCATCGAACGGCTGGAGAATGCCGGCAAGCAGGTGAGCCTCGCCTCGCTCGCGCTGGTGACGCTGGAACGTGAAAGCCAGTTGGTGCGCGGGCTGGTGCGTGACAGCGCCCATCCGATCGAGGTCAATGACCTATCCGCGCTGCACCTGCTTGCCGGCAAGCCGCATTCTATCGGGCCGCTGGTCAACGTCTATAATGGCGCGACTGCCCGGCTCTTGGCCTCGAGGGGCGCGATGAGCATCTGTCTGCCGCCAGAACTGCCGATGACGTCGGTGCGCGGCATTATCGAGGAAAGTCCGGGGGTCGCCTTCGAGGTCTTCGCGTTCGGCCGCGTACCGCTCGCGATTTCGGCGCGTTGCGCCCATGCCCGCTCCAAGGGGCTGATCAAGGACAATTGCCAGTTCATCTGCGGCGAAGACCCTGACGGCCTGACCGTCGAGACCCTCGACAGCCAGGCTTTTCTGGCGCTGAACGGCGTACAGACCATGTCGCACACCTGCCAGGCGCTGATCCAGGAACTGCCGGAGCTTGCCGCCGCCGGCGTTTCCCGCATTCGGCTGTCGCCGCAGGATTGCGACATGGCGGCCGTGGCCCGCATCTTCGACGATGTCATCGCCGGGCGATGCTCACCACGTGAAGCACAGGCGGATCTTGGCGGCGTTTACCCAAACAGGCCGTTTTCGAATGGTTTCCACCACGGTCAGACAGGAGCGGCATGGATATCCGCCGAAGCAAGTTAG